A single region of the Kineosporiaceae bacterium SCSIO 59966 genome encodes:
- a CDS encoding alpha/beta hydrolase, with the protein MSDDWFDLRRPDGAVLAVRTAGAERPAVTAVLVHGWTMTGASWQPVVDRVLAERPDVAVVRPDQRDHGDSRPAPGGGEPSIAVLADDLAAVAQRVAPHGPVVLAGHSMGGMSVLAAVDRHPELRARLAGVLLVNTAADRLRPRPWVARVMRLLTAAPPAVRVPRVPGPLARRYGYGRSAPPDVVRRVRAGVPPPTARSTGGWYLALSAFDGTGHLPALDGVPVTVLAGQRDRLTPPEHSARLAARLPGARLDVVPGAGHMLMFEHPDRVAAALLDLLPVSGGRS; encoded by the coding sequence GTGTCCGACGACTGGTTCGACCTGAGGCGGCCGGACGGCGCGGTGCTGGCGGTGCGGACCGCCGGCGCCGAGCGTCCGGCCGTCACTGCCGTGCTCGTCCACGGCTGGACGATGACCGGGGCGTCCTGGCAGCCGGTGGTCGACCGGGTGCTGGCCGAGCGTCCGGACGTGGCCGTCGTGCGCCCCGACCAGCGCGACCACGGTGACAGCCGACCCGCACCCGGCGGCGGTGAGCCGAGCATCGCCGTGCTCGCCGACGACCTCGCCGCCGTCGCACAGCGCGTTGCCCCGCACGGGCCGGTGGTGCTGGCCGGCCACTCGATGGGTGGGATGAGCGTCCTCGCCGCGGTGGACCGGCACCCCGAGCTGCGCGCCCGGCTCGCCGGGGTGCTGCTCGTCAACACCGCTGCCGACCGGCTGCGGCCACGTCCGTGGGTGGCGCGGGTGATGCGGCTGCTCACGGCCGCGCCCCCCGCCGTCCGGGTGCCCCGGGTCCCCGGACCGCTCGCCCGCCGGTACGGCTACGGGCGCTCCGCCCCGCCTGACGTCGTCCGACGGGTGCGGGCGGGCGTCCCGCCACCGACCGCCCGCAGCACCGGCGGCTGGTACCTCGCACTGAGCGCCTTCGACGGCACCGGTCACCTGCCGGCCCTGGACGGCGTCCCGGTCACCGTGCTGGCCGGGCAGCGGGACCGGCTCACCCCGCCCGAGCACTCCGCCCGGCTGGCGGCCCGGCTGCCCGGCGCCCGGTTGGACGTCGTGCCCGGCGCCGGGCACATGCTGATGTTCGAGCACCCTGACCGGGTGGCCGCCGCGCTGCTCGACCTCCTGCCGGTGTCGGGCGGCCGATCGTGA